Proteins from one Coffea arabica cultivar ET-39 chromosome 8c, Coffea Arabica ET-39 HiFi, whole genome shotgun sequence genomic window:
- the LOC113706249 gene encoding probable membrane-associated kinase regulator 2: MEAFSLLKYWRGGGAVFKSDGPTNLRAADSSSSSSTATTTIVTAVSPFSSDSDSDGGDDGPFFDLEFTLPEEDDDSDSEEQMKDHKDLVPNVDEQVENVSEKVKSDGGGVENDEEEEEEEEEGEEIKFTLSSSSSGDSNDPNVSLSPSDDLFFKGRLVPIDSSSMILNAAEALPKFHPVSSILKSATKFRVQMLNFNKSKSNSRENHKKSEPQEKPENQERKQQTSKLFTVKLKVEEVPLVSLFTRDNSSKGTNSKSIKRSNDVVVENSTDSNGPTDERKFSKDVMQKYLKKVKPLYVRVSKRYGDKLRFSGQLSFPKPGAGPPPTAAEVESPTEKPTAMKGNGGGEGGEVACEAAGGSNVVKSTQKQGNLQAGLRVVCKHLGKSRSASSAVVTAPAAPVASNRRDDSLLQQQDGIQSAILHCKRSFNASRDLEASILSRSVSDPSHEKSVS, encoded by the exons ATGGAAGCATTTAGCTTACTCAAGTACTGGCGTGGTGGTGGTGCAGTTTTCAAAAGTGACGGCCCTACTAACCTACGCGCTGCAGActcctcttcctcttcttccaccGCCACCACCACCATAGTCACCGCGGTCAGTCCTTTCTCCTCAGACTCCGACTCTGACGGCGGCGACGATGGTCCCTTCTTTGACTTGGAATTCACTCTTCCAGAAGAAGATGACGACAGTGACTCCGAGGAACAAATGAAGGACCACAAAGATTTGGTCCCGAATGTTGATGAACAAGTAGAAAATGTGAGTGAAAAGGTAAAGAGTGATGGAGGAGGAGTAGAAAAtgacgaagaagaagaagaagaagaagaagaaggagaggaGATAAAATTCACGCTTTCCTCCAGCTCCAGCGGCGACTCTAACGATCCAAATGTCTCGCTCTCTCCTTCCGATGACTTGTTCTTCAAAGGCCGTCTCGTTCCCATAGATTCATCCTCCATGATTCTCAACGCCGCCGAAGCTCTCCCAAAATTTCATCCAGTTTCCTCCATTTTAAAATCCGCTACCAAATTTCGCGTCCAGATGTTGAACTTCAACAAATCCAAGTCCAATTCCCGCGAAAACCACAAAAAATCCGAACCCCAGGAGAAACCGGAGaatcaagaaagaaaacaaCAGACTAGTAAACTCTTCACTGTCAAGTTGAAGGTTGAAGAAGTTCCTCTGGTTTCTCTGTTCACCAGAGATAATAGTTCCAAGGGAACAAACAGCAAGTCAATTAAGCGGAGTAACGACGTCGTCGTTGAGAATTCCACTGATTCGAATGGCCCTACAGATGAGAGGAAGTTTTCCAAAGATGTCATGCAAAAGTATCTGAAGAAAGTTAAGCCGCTCTATGTTCGCGTTTCAAAAAGGTATGGAGATAAGCTGAGATTTTCCGGGCAGTTGAGCTTTCCAAAGCCCGGAGCTGGTCCACCTCCGACGGCGGCGGAGGTGGAGTCTCCGACGGAGAAACCCACTGCCATGAAAGGGAATGGCGGTGGTGAGGGGGGCGAGGTGGCGTGCGAAGCCGCGGGAGGGAGTAATGTAGTGAAGAGCACTCAGAAGCAGGGGAATTTACAGGCTGGGCTCCGCGTTGTCTGTAAGCATTTGGGCAAAAGTCGGTCGGCGTCGTCGGCGGTGGTGACGGCTCCGGCGGCGCCTGTAGCCTCGAATCGACGGGATGATTCCCTGTTGCAGCAACAGGATGGGATCCAAAGTGCCATCCTGCATTGCAAAAGATCTTTCAATGCTTCTAGAG ATTTGGAGGCTTCGATTCTATCGCGTTCAGTAAGCGATCCGTCACATGAGAAATCGGTGAGTTAG